In the genome of Ureibacillus sp. FSL W7-1570, the window GTTCCAAAAATTTTATGAGCAATTGGCTTCTTTAAAATTTGTGCCAGCTGGACGTGTTCTTTACGGTGCAGGATCCGGAAAACAAGTTACATATTTCAACTGCTATGTGATGCCTTTCGTTCCTGACAGCCGTGAAGGAATCAGCGAACATCGCAAAAAAGTTATGGAAATTATGAGCCGGGGCGGCGGTGTCGGTACGAACGGTTCAACACTAAGACCGCGCAACACACTTGCAAGAGGGGTTAACGGAAGATCGAGCGGTTCTGTATCATGGCTTGATGACATTGCGAAATTGACCCATCTTGTTGAACAAGGTGGATCCCGTTAAGACCATGGCGGGATTAAAATCTCGTGAATTGCTGGAACACCCTTAGAGCCTTGCACACCACAACGTAGCTGGCAACGGCAAGCGTGATGGTTTGAAAAGGGCAAGGATTGGGCAATCAGCAGCGAAGCATCTCTGGAAACGGAGATGAACGTTCAACGACTATTGAAATTTCCTACGGCACTCCATACAATAATAAAAAGTATCTAATACAAGGTGGTACTTATAACGGGTGCTATGGAAAGAGTAAACCATAATCGACGGCAACGTGGTTATGGGGCACGAGACAAAGAGGAAAAAATCATACGGCTATGCTAAAAATGTCAATGCAATAACACCAAAACAAGGTTGTTATGAATTATGCATTAGTAGTATCAAGGATCTCAAAGCAATTTATAAAAAACTTTATGAATATGGAGACCTGAAACTTTATCGCAAATATGAAGAATTTTCCTCTTTGATGATATAGTCTGATCTCATGCGAAAGCATGAGAGGATGGCAGAAATGACCATCCCCGTTCATGATGAACGAGTAACAACCAGCGTGGAGCCCAAATGATTATGCTTGCCGACTGGCATCCGGATATTGTGGAATTCATCATTTCCAAAATGCAAAATCCGCGCATTTTGCGTTATTTGATTGAAAACATGGAAGATGAATCCATCATTCGCCATGCAAAAGAAAAATTGAAATTCACGCCATTGACTCCTCTTGAAGAAGCGATGTACCAAGGAATCGTCAACTACAAAAACATCCCCGGCTTGGGAGGATTCAGCGAGGCGGTCATCAAAGAAGCGGAAGCGAAATTGCGCGATGGCGGAACATACAGCGTACACAATCCGGACTTCTTAACAGGAGCGAACATCTCCGTCACAATTACCAATGATTTTATGGAAGCGGTGGAAAAAGACGAAGAATATCCGCTTCGATTCCCGGATGTGGAAACATATACGCCGGAAGAAATGGCCATCTACAATGAAAAATGGCATAAAATCGGGGACGTGAGAGAGTGGGAAGCTCTCGGTTACCGGGTGCGCACTTACCGGAAAATCCGCGCGAGAGAGCTTTGGAAACTCATCAACATTTGTGCGACTTATGCAGCTGAGCCTGGCATTTTCTTCATTGATAATGCAAATGAAATGACGAATGCCCGCGCTTACGGCCAAAAAGTGGTGGCAACAAATCCATGCGGTGAACAGCCACTGGCGCCATATTCCGTATGTAACTTGGCGGCCATCAATTTGGCGAACTTTGCATTGAAAGACCAAAAAACAGTCGATTTTGAAGCGTTGAAAGAAACGGTGCGTGTCGGCGTCCGCATGCAAGACAACGTCATCGATGCAACGCCGTATTTCCTTGAAGAAAACCGCAAACAGGCTCTTGGAGAGCGACGTGTCGGTCTGGGTGTAATGGGACTCGCTGATTTGCTCATTTACTGTGAAAAAGAATACGGTTCAAAAGAAGGAAATGAGCTGGTTGATAAAGTGTTCGAAACGATTGCAACAACCGCTTATGAAACCTCCATTGAACTGGCAAAAGAACGTGGCAGCTTCCCATTCTTGGTAGGAGAGACGGAAGAAGAAACAAAACGTTTACGAGAAGCTTTCATCAATACAGGCTACATGAAACGCATGCCTGAACATATTCGTCAAGGGGTGCTCGAACACGGCATCCGCAATTCCCACCTGCTTACGGTTGCGCCAACCGGATCAACAGGTACAATGGTGGGAGTGGCAACCGGTTTGGAACCTTACTTTTCCTTCACTTACTATCGTTCCGGCCGTTTAGGAAAATTCATCGAAGTGAAGGCGGAAATCGTCCAAGAATACTTGAGAGCGCATCCTGAAGTAGATGAACACAATTTGCCGCATTGGTTTGTGACGGCAATGGATTTGACACCGGAAGCTCACGCGGATGTGCAATGCATCATCCAACGTTGGGTGGATTCGTCCATCTCCAAAACGGTGAACGCGCCAAAAGGATATACGGTGGAACAAGTGCAAAAAGTGTACGAACGCCTATACAAAGGTGGAGCCAAAGGCGGAACGGTTTACGTGGATGGCAGCCGTGATTCCCAAGTATTGACATTAAAAGCGGAAATGACGCATGAAGAACAGTTAACATTTGAGGAATTGGAAGACGAAAAAATTGAAAAACCGGTTGTGCTAGTTGAAACGATTGCGCCGCTTCAACAAACAAATGTGAATATCGGTTCGGAAGTGGGCGATACATGCCCTGTCTGCCGTCAAGGTACGGTGGAAGAAATTGGTGGATGCAACACATGTACCGTTTGTGGCGCCCAATTGAAATGTGGATTGTAATAACTTGAATCATTAGAAAAAACTCCAAGATATAAATCCCCCTTTAGATTTCAATGGTCTAAAGGGGGATTTTTATGTTTAAAAAACAAAAGCAAAGATGCAACTCCTTATAGAGAGGATTTGCGATTAAACTTTAATGATTCCGGAATAGGAGAGATGGTGGTGTTGAATTCAGAAATCAAAAATGACAATAAAATATTCCCAAAATGAAACTTTGGTACGTTTTAATCGTAAAAATTGATCATGGAAATAGATGACAATAATCAGTGAATCCGGAGGGGATGTTGTGAAAAAAATTTTATTTGTTGTTTTAGGAATAATGGCCGTTTTAACCTTATTGTGGTTATTAACAACTCCTATATAAAAAGGCAGGAAGAGAACTTCTTTCTGCTTTTTTTATTGAAAACTTCTCCAATCATCACGACTTGGTCCGGTTTTGTAATAGCTTTTACCTGGTTTATCGTTTGCAGGAATCCAAGTGTACTGATTGAGTATATTTTTCTTCCTTATCCTCCAATTATTTGCTGATCATAAGGGGTTTTTCGGCAAAAATTTTTTTAAAAAAGTTTTTAATTTTTTCATATCATTTTATTTCCACAAAAAGTTTATTTGTGATAAAACTAGTTTACAAGGGAGGAAATAATATGAAAGATTATAAAGAAATCGAACGGCAACTGCTCACCTTTTTATCGAAAGAACAAGTGACGACCAATGAAACGGTTCGGCAACTCCATGGTCAAGATGAGTCTTACCACACCCCGGCTTTGCCTGACATTGTAGTGTTTCCTCATACGACGGAAGAAGTGAGCAAAATTTTAAAAATCGCCAATGCATACGAGGTGCCTGTGACACCTTTTGGGGCAGGTTCCAGTTTGGAAGGACATGTGATTCCGTATGAAGGCGGCATTTCCATCGACTTCAATGAAATGAACCAAATACTTGAAATCGATCCGGAGAGCTTCATTGTCCGGGTGCAACCAGGTGTTCGGCGTTTGCAATTGAATAAGGAATTGAAAAAGTACGGTTTATTTTTCTCCGTGGATCCGGGTGCGGATGCAACATTGGGCGGAATGGCCGCAACGAATGCCAGCGGAACAACGGCCGTAAAATACGGGGTCATGCGTGATCAAGTCTTGGATTTGGAAGTGGTGCTGGCAAACGGCGACATCATCCACACAGGCAGCAAAGCGAGAAAATCCTCTTCCGGCTTACATTTGAATGGTCTCTTTGTGGGCTCGGAAGGAACTTTGGGTTGCATTACGGAACTTACATTAAAAGTGTACGGCATCCCTGAGTTTGAAGTGGCTGGCCGGGCGGTGTTCAAATCCACTCATGAAGCGGTGCAAGCAGTGACAGCTCTCAAACAGGCAGGCATTCCAATTGGACGGGTGGAATTCGTCGATGCGGAATCCATCCAAGTGGTGAATAAACACAGCGAAACCAATTATGTAGAAGCGCCGACTCTATTTTTAGAGTTCCAAGGTAATGAAGCGGGCCTTCAAAGCGATATCGAATTTGCCAAAGAAGTGTTGAAAGAATATGACTGCGAAGAGATTCAATTTGAAAAGGATACGGCGGCACGGAACACGTTGTGGCATGCACGGCATAATTTGGCTTATGCTTACAAACATGCCTTTCCTGGCCGCAAGCTCATGACGACGGACGTTTGCGTGCCGATCAATGAACTCGCAAACAGCATCGATTACGCCCGTTCTTTATTAAAAGAGTTGAACATTCACGGCGGTTTATTGGGCCATGTGGGCGATGGCAACTATCATGCATGCATTATGATTGATCTTGATGATGAAGAAGAAGTAGCCCGGGCGAAACAATTCAATGAATTGATTGTAACGGATGCCATCAAACGCGGCGGTACATGCACGGGGGAACATGGTGTTGGGGTTGGCAAAAAAATTTATCAGGAGATGGAACATAAAAATGCGTTGCAAGTGATGCGCGCGATCAAACAGGCGCTCGATCCGAAAGGCATTTTGAATCCAGGAAAACTTTTATAAAGTTTTTCATCTGATAAGCAGCAAATCACTTGATATATTAAAAGGCTTAGAAGCGGAGGAATTTCAGCTTCTAAGCCTTTTTTATCAATCATGATGCAACTGCATCGCGATTTCCGGATTTTTTTCAATTTCGTGGAGTTTTTTGAATGAAGCGATGGATACTTCCACCATTTCATCTTCCGGTTCTTTCGTCGTCAATAACTGCAACCATAATCCAGGGTAGCCCAAATAGCGCAATACCGGAATTTCCCTTAAAGAATTCGTAAATTGCAATACTTCATAAGAAACGCCCAAAACGACAGGGATCAACAAGATTCGGATGACCACCCGGAACCATAATGGGTCGACAGGGAAGAACAAATAAATGAACATCCCGATAATGACCGTAAATAAAATGAAGCTGGAGCCGCAACGGTAATGCAGTCTAGATTGTTTTTGGACGTTTTCAACCGTCAATTCAAGCCCGTTTTCATAACAATTGATGACTTTGTGTTCCGCTCCATGGTATTGGAACACCCGGCGAATAATCGGCGTTAATGAGATCAAATATAAATAAAGGAGAAGCAAAACGAGTTTAATGCCCGTTTCCAAAAAGATTTGCGGATATTTTCCCGAAATCCATGGCGAAAACAATTCAGCCAGAAATACTGGAACTAATGTAAAAACAAATTTGCCGAATAAAAATGAGAGAACTCCGACAATGGCTACGCCAAAAATCAT includes:
- a CDS encoding FAD-linked oxidase C-terminal domain-containing protein; translated protein: MKDYKEIERQLLTFLSKEQVTTNETVRQLHGQDESYHTPALPDIVVFPHTTEEVSKILKIANAYEVPVTPFGAGSSLEGHVIPYEGGISIDFNEMNQILEIDPESFIVRVQPGVRRLQLNKELKKYGLFFSVDPGADATLGGMAATNASGTTAVKYGVMRDQVLDLEVVLANGDIIHTGSKARKSSSGLHLNGLFVGSEGTLGCITELTLKVYGIPEFEVAGRAVFKSTHEAVQAVTALKQAGIPIGRVEFVDAESIQVVNKHSETNYVEAPTLFLEFQGNEAGLQSDIEFAKEVLKEYDCEEIQFEKDTAARNTLWHARHNLAYAYKHAFPGRKLMTTDVCVPINELANSIDYARSLLKELNIHGGLLGHVGDGNYHACIMIDLDDEEEVARAKQFNELIVTDAIKRGGTCTGEHGVGVGKKIYQEMEHKNALQVMRAIKQALDPKGILNPGKLL
- a CDS encoding DUF1385 domain-containing protein, whose translation is MSNQTPVYGGQALLEGVMFGGKEHTVSAIRRNDQSIEYYYAKKVSKPWMQKLKKIPLIRGNIAIIESAGIGSKHLQFSSDRYDVEPGEEQEGQEFSKLEMIFGVAIVGVLSFLFGKFVFTLVPVFLAELFSPWISGKYPQIFLETGIKLVLLLLYLYLISLTPIIRRVFQYHGAEHKVINCYENGLELTVENVQKQSRLHYRCGSSFILFTVIIGMFIYLFFPVDPLWFRVVIRILLIPVVLGVSYEVLQFTNSLREIPVLRYLGYPGLWLQLLTTKEPEDEMVEVSIASFKKLHEIEKNPEIAMQLHHD